TCTTTTTCCTTTGCCAATCATCGCTCCCAGCCCCAGATCCAGCAACTGCGGAGCATATTTATCCATACGGCTTGCTGTTGTCGGCCCTGCAGAACCGATAGGGCGTCCTTCTCTCGCCGGTGACGGTCCCATATAATAGATCATCTGCTCTCTGATGTCTACCGGCAGTTCTTCGCCTCTTCCCAACGCTTCATACATTCTCTTATGAGCTGCATCTCTTGCCGTATAAATCGTTCCCGTAATATATACATAATCTCCGGCATGCAACGAATTTGCCACATCTTTTTTAATCGGTGCTTCTATATGTTTTTCCATCGTTTCTTCCTTCTTTCTTTTCTAATCCCTGTATCTCTGGCACTCATTTTTCACTTGATTCACTGATCCATTCTCCAAAATCTGTTCTTATACATTTTTCAGCAATCACCGCCTGCCATTTTTCATTTTGTCATCCAGTATCCTTCTATATAAATTGCCTGTACCTGTTTCGTGTTCTTTTCAACTTCCATCGAAACGGTATCTATCACAAACAGCGTATTGTCATCAATTGCAATTCGGCTTTGTTCTGCCGCAAATGCAGTAATTTCTGTTGTCGCTTCTCCATCCTCATCCTTCAGATTATGAATCCCAACTTCCACACACTGTGAAATAAAATTTTCAAGATTCACAACCCCAATTACTGATCCACTGCTGTTCTCTGTCAATTTAATCTGCATTAGATCTTCCGTTTCTTCCGCTCCACTCAGATCACAGGTAACCCTTTGCAGGCTGGAATATCCCCGGATGTCCAGATTCTGATTCATATACTCTGTATAAATCAAAACCGTTTCTCCTGCCGCCACATCTCCCGTTTTGTTTTCTCCGGCTATTTTCTCCATTTTTTCCAACTGTCCGGTCGTATAATTTTCTTTTAAGTAGGATTCACCTCCGACCGCTTCCGTCAGATACCGGTAAGCTCCGCTGACTTTTTCCTTCTCAGCCGTATTCAGGTCATCCTTTGCCCTGACAAGTT
This window of the Mediterraneibacter butyricigenes genome carries:
- a CDS encoding Fe-S-containing hydro-lyase; the protein is MEKHIEAPIKKDVANSLHAGDYVYITGTIYTARDAAHKRMYEALGRGEELPVDIREQMIYYMGPSPAREGRPIGSAGPTTASRMDKYAPQLLDLGLGAMIGKGKRSPEVIEAIKRNQSVYFAAVGGAGALLSKCIKKSEVVAYDDLGTEAIRKLEVEDFPVVVVIDCEGNNLYETAIREYRTLKEE